From Hartmannibacter diazotrophicus, a single genomic window includes:
- a CDS encoding efflux RND transporter periplasmic adaptor subunit, whose protein sequence is MITVETTSAPMVLNLPGRVTAYQTAEIRPQVQGIINEQVFRQGSEVKAGDVLFKIKDASYQAAVDAAKAAVQKAEATMEAAKAKADRFQRLALGNSTSQQDIDDANASYQEAKADLALAKADLETAEINLNHTVVTSPISGQIGLYSASAGALVTANQSDALATVRQLDPIYVDATDSSANFLRIRKMLAEGTLKGNRDKIKVHLTLEDGSTYDQTGSIESLEPVVSQTTGTFSVRIKVFNPDRTLLPGMYVRAAVDLGNLEGVFLVPQRAVSRNAKGEATVMVVDADGKVETKVLETSQTSGTNWIVRNGLDAGDRVIIEGRQNVVDGAQVAATEMTLDENTGLAREAEADPATAGPLPKTGG, encoded by the coding sequence GTGATCACCGTGGAGACGACGAGCGCGCCAATGGTGCTCAATCTGCCGGGCCGTGTCACGGCCTACCAGACCGCCGAAATCCGGCCCCAGGTCCAGGGCATCATCAACGAACAGGTGTTCCGGCAAGGCTCGGAAGTCAAAGCTGGAGACGTCCTCTTCAAGATCAAGGACGCCAGCTATCAGGCCGCAGTCGATGCGGCAAAGGCCGCCGTGCAGAAGGCGGAGGCAACGATGGAGGCGGCCAAGGCCAAGGCGGACCGCTTTCAGCGGTTGGCGCTGGGAAACAGCACCAGCCAGCAGGACATCGATGACGCCAATGCAAGCTATCAGGAAGCGAAGGCGGATCTGGCGTTGGCCAAGGCCGATCTGGAGACCGCCGAGATCAATCTGAACCACACCGTCGTGACTTCGCCGATTTCCGGTCAGATCGGCCTTTACTCCGCTTCGGCCGGCGCCCTGGTCACGGCGAACCAGAGCGACGCGCTCGCAACGGTTCGCCAGTTGGACCCGATCTACGTCGATGCGACCGACAGCAGCGCAAATTTCCTGAGAATCCGCAAGATGCTCGCGGAGGGGACGTTGAAAGGCAATCGCGACAAGATCAAGGTCCATCTGACGCTCGAGGATGGCTCCACCTATGACCAAACCGGGTCGATCGAGAGCCTGGAACCGGTTGTCAGTCAGACGACCGGGACGTTTTCCGTGCGGATCAAGGTTTTCAATCCCGACCGCACGCTGTTGCCGGGAATGTATGTCCGCGCCGCGGTCGATCTTGGAAACCTCGAAGGCGTTTTCCTCGTGCCGCAACGGGCGGTCAGCCGCAATGCCAAGGGCGAGGCGACGGTGATGGTTGTCGACGCGGACGGGAAGGTGGAGACCAAGGTGCTGGAAACGAGCCAGACCAGCGGCACCAACTGGATTGTCAGAAACGGCCTCGACGCGGGCGATCGGGTCATCATCGAAGGCCGCCAGAATGTCGTCGATGGCGCGCAGGTCGCCGCGACCGAAATGACGCTCGACGAGAACACGGGCCTTGCGCGGGAGGCCGAGGCCGATCCGGCCACGGCGGGCCCTCTGCCCAAGACGGGGGGCTGA
- the rplU gene encoding 50S ribosomal protein L21 yields MFAVIKTGGKQYKVAANDILAIEKLEGEAGSAVTFEEVLLIGGEAGTTLGAPTVAGATVAAEIVGQTRTKKVLSFKKRRRQNSKRIRGHRQHQTVVKITGISAGA; encoded by the coding sequence ATGTTCGCAGTCATCAAGACCGGCGGCAAGCAGTATAAGGTTGCCGCAAACGACATTCTGGCCATCGAGAAGCTCGAAGGCGAAGCCGGCAGTGCAGTGACCTTCGAAGAGGTTCTGCTGATCGGCGGCGAGGCCGGAACCACCCTTGGCGCCCCGACGGTTGCGGGCGCCACCGTTGCAGCCGAGATCGTCGGCCAGACGCGCACCAAGAAGGTTCTCTCCTTCAAGAAGCGCCGCCGGCAGAACTCCAAGCGCATCCGCGGTCACCGCCAGCACCAGACGGTGGTGAAGATCACGGGAATTTCCGCCGGCGCCTGA
- the obgE gene encoding GTPase ObgE translates to MKFLDQAKVYCRSGDGGAGAVSFRREKFIEFGGPDGGDGGRGGDVWIECVDGLNTLIDYRYAQHFKAKTGGHGMGKQRNGAKGGDVVLKVPVGTEILEDDQETLIADMVEVGQKIKLLSGGNGGFGNLYFKSSTNQAPRRANPGLPGEEKWIWLRLKLIADAGLVGLPNAGKSTFLARTTRAKPKIADYPFTTLHPNLGVVRIGNREFVLADIPGLIEGAHEGVGIGDRFLGHVERCGVLLHLVDATQDDVADAYRIIRGELAAYGAGLDEKPEIVALSKIDALTPDDIKAKAKALKKAAGRDPLLLSAASGIGVDDALAMMWRTIEGHRAEEEEASPSRAREEWQP, encoded by the coding sequence ATGAAGTTCCTCGATCAGGCGAAGGTCTACTGTCGCTCGGGCGACGGCGGCGCGGGTGCCGTCTCCTTCCGCCGCGAAAAATTCATCGAATTCGGCGGACCGGACGGCGGTGACGGCGGGCGCGGCGGCGATGTCTGGATCGAGTGCGTCGACGGCCTCAACACGCTCATCGACTACCGCTATGCCCAGCATTTCAAGGCCAAGACCGGCGGTCACGGCATGGGCAAGCAGCGCAACGGCGCCAAGGGCGGCGACGTGGTGCTGAAGGTTCCCGTCGGCACCGAGATTCTGGAGGACGATCAGGAGACGCTGATCGCCGACATGGTCGAGGTCGGCCAGAAGATCAAGCTGCTCTCGGGCGGCAACGGCGGCTTCGGCAACCTCTATTTCAAGTCGTCCACCAACCAGGCGCCTCGCCGGGCGAACCCCGGCCTGCCGGGCGAGGAAAAGTGGATCTGGCTGCGCTTGAAGCTGATCGCGGACGCCGGCCTCGTCGGCCTGCCGAACGCCGGCAAGTCGACCTTCCTGGCCCGTACCACGCGCGCCAAGCCGAAGATCGCCGACTATCCCTTCACGACGCTGCATCCGAACCTCGGCGTCGTCCGGATCGGCAACCGCGAATTCGTGCTCGCCGACATTCCGGGCCTGATCGAGGGCGCCCATGAGGGCGTCGGCATCGGCGACCGTTTCCTCGGCCATGTCGAGCGCTGCGGCGTGCTTCTTCATCTTGTCGACGCAACGCAGGATGACGTCGCCGACGCCTACCGCATCATTCGCGGCGAACTGGCGGCCTACGGCGCCGGTCTCGACGAAAAGCCGGAGATCGTGGCGCTCTCCAAGATCGATGCCCTGACGCCGGACGACATCAAGGCCAAGGCCAAGGCCCTGAAAAAGGCGGCTGGCCGCGACCCCTTGCTGCTCTCGGCCGCCTCGGGCATCGGCGTCGACGACGCCCTTGCCATGATGTGGCGCACCATCGAGGGCCACCGCGCCGAAGAGGAAGAAGCCTCGCCGAGCCGCGCCCGCGAGGAGTGGCAACCGTGA
- a CDS encoding GNAT family N-acetyltransferase — protein sequence MNETELLTPRLRLTALSRGDAFAIADALGNFAVSCWLARVPWPYRLEDAYAFLSQAELATLAGDVRIFAIRAEGEPALIGLVGLQGLREEPEIGYWLAEPHWGKGYASEAVAAVLDHTFSQLGFASVRSGVFLGNDPSLRIQKKLGFEIVGKSLRVCDARGGAQPHIDTRLKVANFRHAMMRKKADAAVEG from the coding sequence ATGAATGAAACGGAACTCCTCACCCCGCGCCTGCGCCTGACGGCGCTTTCGCGCGGCGATGCCTTCGCCATTGCCGACGCGCTCGGCAATTTCGCGGTTTCCTGCTGGCTTGCCCGCGTTCCCTGGCCTTATCGTCTGGAGGATGCCTACGCCTTCCTGAGCCAGGCCGAACTTGCCACGCTGGCCGGCGACGTCAGGATCTTCGCCATCCGTGCAGAAGGCGAACCCGCGCTGATCGGTCTCGTCGGGTTGCAAGGCCTGCGCGAAGAGCCGGAGATCGGCTATTGGCTTGCCGAACCCCATTGGGGCAAGGGCTATGCGAGCGAAGCGGTCGCGGCCGTCCTAGACCATACCTTTTCGCAGCTGGGCTTTGCCTCGGTTCGCTCCGGGGTCTTTCTCGGCAACGACCCCTCGCTCAGGATCCAGAAGAAGCTCGGATTTGAGATCGTCGGCAAGTCGCTGCGGGTCTGCGATGCGCGCGGCGGCGCGCAGCCGCATATCGACACGCGGCTGAAGGTGGCAAACTTCCGCCATGCAATGATGCGCAAGAAGGCGGATGCGGCCGTGGAAGGCTGA
- a CDS encoding aspartate-semialdehyde dehydrogenase, whose amino-acid sequence MGYKVAVVGATGNVGREMLSILEERGFPADEVIAVASRRSQGREVSYGDRTLKVKALEFVDFSEIDICLMSAGGETSKAWSPKIGATGCVVIDNSSAFRMDPDVPLIVPEVNADAIVGFTKKNIIANPNCSTAQLVVALKPLHEKAKINRVVVSTYQSVSGAGKEAMDELFEQTRAVFVSDPVEAKRFPKRIAFNLIPQIDVFMEDGFTKEEWKMTVETKKILDPKIKLTATCVRVPVFVSHSEAVNIEFENPISAEEARDILREAPGCLVIDKHEDGGYVTPYEATGEDATYISRIRDDPTVDNGLAMWIVSDNLRKGAALNAVQIAEVLVNRGLLKQRAAA is encoded by the coding sequence ATGGGCTACAAGGTCGCAGTCGTCGGCGCCACGGGCAATGTGGGCCGGGAAATGCTTTCCATCCTCGAAGAGCGCGGTTTTCCGGCCGATGAGGTGATCGCCGTCGCCTCTCGCCGCAGCCAGGGCCGCGAGGTCTCTTACGGCGACAGGACGTTGAAGGTGAAGGCGCTGGAGTTCGTCGACTTCTCCGAGATCGACATCTGCCTGATGTCGGCCGGCGGCGAGACCTCCAAGGCGTGGTCGCCGAAGATCGGCGCGACGGGCTGTGTCGTCATCGACAATTCGTCCGCCTTCCGCATGGACCCGGACGTGCCGCTAATCGTGCCGGAAGTGAACGCCGACGCCATCGTTGGCTTCACCAAGAAGAACATCATCGCCAATCCGAACTGTTCCACCGCCCAACTCGTGGTGGCGCTGAAGCCGCTGCATGAAAAGGCGAAGATCAACCGCGTCGTCGTCTCCACCTACCAGTCGGTCTCCGGCGCCGGCAAGGAAGCGATGGACGAGCTGTTCGAGCAGACCCGCGCGGTCTTCGTGTCCGATCCGGTCGAGGCCAAGCGGTTCCCCAAGCGCATCGCCTTCAATCTCATTCCCCAGATCGACGTCTTCATGGAAGACGGCTTCACCAAGGAAGAGTGGAAGATGACGGTCGAGACCAAGAAGATCCTCGACCCGAAGATCAAGCTCACCGCCACCTGCGTGCGCGTGCCGGTCTTCGTCTCCCATTCGGAAGCCGTCAACATCGAGTTCGAGAACCCGATCAGCGCGGAAGAAGCTCGCGACATCCTGCGCGAGGCGCCCGGCTGCCTGGTCATCGACAAGCATGAGGATGGCGGCTACGTCACGCCCTATGAGGCGACCGGCGAGGATGCGACCTATATCTCGCGCATCCGTGACGATCCGACCGTCGACAACGGCCTTGCCATGTGGATCGTCTCCGACAACCTGCGCAAGGGCGCGGCGCTCAACGCGGTGCAGATCGCCGAGGTGCTGGTCAACCGCGGCCTGCTGAAGCAGCGCGCTGCCGCCTGA
- a CDS encoding efflux RND transporter permease subunit — translation MALFFINRPIFAWVIAISIMLAGTLAISQLSINQYPEIAPTTVRISATYPGATAETVENAVTKVIEQNMTGLENLDYMSASSTSSGTASISLTFNNKADPDIAQVQVQNKLQLVESQLPDAVVTQGIRVTKSTSSILMVGALVATDGSLTSLDLGNLISSNLEDPIKRVDGVGDLQVFGSGYAMRIWLDPVKLAKYELMPGDVTTAISAQNKQISVGQLGANPSVAGQQLNVTITAQSQLKTPDQFRAIILKSNMDGSLVRLGDVARVEIGADSYGVESRYNGKPAAGFGVNLAIGANAIDTAAAVRATVDELKGSLPPDVEVVYAYDTTPFVELSIEKVIETLVEAVVLVFLVMFVFLQNIRATLIPTIAVPVVLLGTFAILSIAGFSVNTLTMFAMVLAIGLLVDDAIVVVENVERIMAEEGIGPREATIKSMGEITGALIGIALVLSAVFVPMAFFAGSVGVIYRQFSVTIVSAMLLSVVVAIVLTPALCATILKPVKAGHERGGVFGLFNRAFDRTAKRYGGGVGGILKRPIRVMVLFLVICGGVYGLISRLPTSFLPPEDQGMLMTIIQLPPGATTARTRAVVEQVEKHYLTDEKDNVVSVFASLGFGFSGNGQNSAMAFIKLKDWSERTGANRSAAAIAGRAMKAFSRIRDGRVIALMPPAIHNLGTSAGFSLFLEDVGGAGHAALAAARDKLLQLAAKSPLVTGVRQDGQEDVAQFRIDVDQAKAGALGIDLSDINTTLSVAFAGDHVNDFINQEKIKPVDVQADAPYRMTPDNLDEWQVRNSDGDMVPFSAFASTSWSYGSPQLDRYNGVSAVGISGSAANGVSSGDAMKEMERLVGELGPGYTSEWTGLSYQEELSGNQAPALYAISVLVVFLCLAALYESWTIPLSVMMAVPIGVFGALAAATIFGQSNDVYFKVGLLTTIGLAAKNAILIVEFAKELEAGGRDLVAATLEASLMRLRPILMTSLAFILGVAPLAVASGAGSGAQNAVGISVMGGMLAATFLGIFFVPLFYVLVRKVALRLASRQARSDHSKAPMAD, via the coding sequence ATGGCGCTCTTCTTCATCAACCGGCCGATCTTCGCCTGGGTCATCGCGATCAGCATCATGCTGGCCGGGACACTCGCCATCTCTCAGCTCTCGATCAACCAGTATCCGGAAATCGCGCCGACGACGGTGCGCATCTCGGCGACCTATCCGGGCGCGACCGCGGAGACGGTCGAAAACGCCGTCACCAAGGTCATCGAGCAAAACATGACGGGGCTTGAGAATCTCGACTATATGTCGGCCTCGAGCACATCGTCCGGCACGGCCTCGATCTCGCTCACCTTCAACAACAAGGCCGATCCGGACATCGCCCAGGTTCAGGTGCAGAACAAGCTGCAGCTTGTCGAAAGCCAGCTTCCCGATGCGGTCGTCACCCAGGGCATCCGGGTGACGAAGTCGACGTCGAGCATCCTGATGGTCGGCGCGCTGGTCGCCACGGACGGGTCACTGACCTCGCTCGACCTCGGCAACCTCATCAGTTCCAACCTGGAGGACCCGATCAAGCGGGTGGATGGCGTTGGCGACCTGCAGGTCTTCGGCTCGGGCTATGCCATGCGCATCTGGCTCGACCCGGTGAAGCTTGCCAAATACGAGTTGATGCCGGGCGACGTGACGACGGCGATCAGCGCCCAGAACAAGCAGATTTCCGTCGGCCAGCTCGGGGCCAACCCGTCCGTTGCCGGCCAGCAGCTCAACGTCACGATCACCGCGCAAAGCCAGCTCAAGACCCCGGACCAGTTCCGCGCCATCATCCTCAAATCCAACATGGACGGCTCGCTGGTGCGCCTGGGGGATGTCGCCCGGGTCGAGATCGGCGCCGACAGCTACGGCGTGGAGTCGCGTTACAACGGCAAGCCGGCGGCCGGCTTCGGCGTCAACCTTGCGATCGGCGCGAATGCCATCGACACGGCGGCGGCGGTACGGGCCACGGTCGACGAGTTGAAGGGCAGCCTGCCGCCCGACGTCGAGGTCGTCTACGCCTACGATACGACACCCTTCGTGGAGCTATCGATCGAAAAGGTGATCGAGACCCTTGTCGAAGCGGTCGTGCTCGTCTTCCTGGTGATGTTCGTCTTCCTGCAGAACATCCGGGCGACGCTGATCCCGACCATCGCCGTGCCGGTGGTGCTGCTTGGGACCTTCGCGATCCTGTCGATCGCCGGCTTTTCGGTGAACACGCTCACCATGTTCGCCATGGTTCTTGCTATCGGCCTGCTTGTCGACGACGCCATCGTCGTCGTCGAAAATGTCGAGCGCATCATGGCCGAGGAAGGCATCGGGCCGCGCGAGGCGACGATCAAGTCCATGGGCGAGATCACCGGCGCCCTCATCGGCATTGCCCTCGTGCTTTCGGCGGTCTTTGTTCCAATGGCCTTCTTTGCCGGTTCGGTCGGCGTCATCTACCGGCAGTTTTCGGTCACCATCGTCTCGGCGATGCTGCTCTCGGTCGTCGTTGCCATCGTGCTGACGCCGGCCCTCTGCGCGACGATCCTGAAGCCGGTGAAGGCGGGACACGAGCGCGGCGGCGTCTTCGGGCTCTTCAATCGCGCCTTCGACCGAACCGCGAAGCGCTACGGGGGCGGTGTCGGCGGCATCCTGAAGCGGCCGATCCGCGTCATGGTCCTGTTCCTCGTCATCTGCGGCGGCGTCTATGGCCTCATCAGCCGGCTGCCGACCTCCTTCCTGCCGCCCGAAGACCAGGGCATGCTGATGACGATCATCCAGCTTCCGCCCGGGGCGACGACAGCCCGGACGCGAGCCGTGGTCGAACAGGTGGAGAAGCACTATCTCACCGATGAAAAGGACAACGTCGTCAGCGTCTTCGCCAGTCTCGGCTTCGGCTTTTCCGGCAACGGCCAGAATTCGGCGATGGCCTTCATCAAGCTGAAGGACTGGTCCGAGCGCACGGGCGCCAACCGCTCGGCCGCTGCCATCGCGGGGCGAGCCATGAAGGCCTTTTCCAGGATCCGCGACGGCCGGGTCATCGCCCTCATGCCGCCGGCGATCCACAATCTCGGCACGTCGGCAGGCTTTTCGCTCTTTCTCGAGGATGTGGGCGGTGCCGGGCATGCGGCGCTTGCCGCCGCGCGGGACAAGCTGCTGCAGCTCGCGGCGAAAAGCCCTCTCGTCACCGGGGTGCGCCAGGACGGGCAGGAGGACGTGGCGCAGTTCCGCATCGATGTCGACCAGGCCAAGGCCGGCGCGCTCGGGATCGACCTTTCCGACATCAACACCACGCTCTCCGTCGCCTTTGCCGGCGACCACGTGAACGACTTCATCAATCAGGAAAAGATCAAGCCGGTCGACGTGCAGGCCGATGCGCCCTATCGCATGACGCCTGACAATCTCGACGAGTGGCAGGTGCGCAACAGCGACGGCGACATGGTGCCCTTCTCCGCCTTCGCCTCGACGTCCTGGTCCTACGGGTCGCCGCAGCTTGACCGCTACAACGGCGTTTCGGCCGTCGGCATCTCGGGTTCGGCCGCGAATGGTGTCTCGTCCGGCGACGCCATGAAGGAGATGGAGAGGCTGGTCGGCGAACTCGGCCCCGGCTACACGAGCGAATGGACCGGCCTTTCCTATCAGGAGGAGCTTTCCGGCAACCAGGCGCCGGCGCTCTACGCCATCTCGGTTCTTGTCGTCTTCCTCTGCCTTGCCGCGCTCTACGAGAGCTGGACGATCCCGCTCTCCGTCATGATGGCGGTGCCGATCGGCGTCTTCGGCGCCCTCGCGGCGGCGACGATCTTCGGCCAGTCCAACGACGTCTATTTCAAGGTCGGGCTGCTCACGACCATCGGCCTTGCGGCCAAGAACGCCATCCTGATCGTCGAGTTCGCCAAGGAACTGGAAGCGGGAGGAAGGGACCTCGTCGCGGCGACGCTCGAGGCGAGCCTGATGCGGCTTCGGCCGATCCTGATGACGTCGCTCGCCTTCATTCTCGGCGTCGCGCCGCTGGCGGTGGCGAGCGGAGCGGGATCGGGAGCGCAGAATGCCGTCGGCATCAGCGTCATGGGGGGCATGCTGGCGGCGACTTTCCTCGGTATCTTCTTCGTGCCGCTCTTCTATGTGCTGGTGCGCAAGGTGGCCCTGCGGCTTGCGAGCAGACAGGCTCGATCCGACCATTCCAAAGCACCGATGGCCGACTGA
- the rpmA gene encoding 50S ribosomal protein L27, whose translation MAHKKAGGSSRNGRDTAGRRLGVKKFGGEAVIPGNIIVRQRGTQWHPGKNVGLGRDHTIFALCEGKVVFDSKSNGKVYVSVAETAATMEAAE comes from the coding sequence ATGGCTCACAAGAAAGCGGGTGGCTCCTCGCGCAACGGTCGCGATACCGCTGGTCGCCGTCTCGGCGTGAAGAAGTTCGGCGGCGAAGCTGTCATTCCGGGCAACATTATCGTGCGCCAGCGCGGCACGCAGTGGCATCCCGGCAAGAATGTCGGGCTCGGCCGCGACCACACCATTTTTGCTCTCTGTGAAGGCAAGGTTGTCTTCGACTCGAAATCCAACGGCAAAGTCTATGTATCGGTCGCCGAGACGGCGGCCACGATGGAAGCAGCAGAGTAA
- a CDS encoding DinB family protein produces the protein MSELGHFVLFTRYNRWMNEKIYDCAATLPPEEIAKDRSAFFGSILGTLNHLVVTDMLWMKRMISHPASALVREELEALEQPTALNQILETDLAALRARRDRMDDLIARFVAGLGEKDLATAFSYRRTNGEAQHKLLGDVLLHVFNHQTHHRGQLTTLLSQAGKDVGVTDILMLLPDAD, from the coding sequence ATGTCCGAGCTTGGCCATTTCGTCCTTTTTACCCGCTATAACCGCTGGATGAATGAGAAGATCTACGACTGTGCGGCAACGCTGCCGCCGGAAGAGATCGCCAAGGATCGCAGCGCCTTCTTCGGATCGATCCTCGGCACGCTCAACCATCTGGTCGTCACGGATATGCTGTGGATGAAACGGATGATCAGCCATCCGGCGAGTGCGCTGGTCAGGGAGGAACTGGAGGCGCTGGAGCAGCCGACCGCTCTTAATCAGATTCTGGAAACCGATCTCGCCGCTCTGCGGGCGCGGCGGGACAGGATGGACGACCTGATCGCCCGTTTCGTCGCCGGTCTTGGCGAGAAGGACCTTGCGACGGCCTTTTCCTACCGGCGCACGAACGGAGAGGCGCAGCACAAACTGCTCGGCGACGTTCTGCTGCATGTCTTCAACCACCAGACCCATCATCGCGGCCAGCTGACGACGCTCCTGAGCCAGGCGGGCAAGGACGTTGGCGTGACGGACATCCTGATGCTGTTGCCGGACGCCGACTGA
- the proB gene encoding glutamate 5-kinase, whose amino-acid sequence MSPSKAGRLSSYRRIVVKIGSALLVEGRSGKLRRDWLEALIDDVVGLTKAGTDVLIVSSGSIALGRGVLGLPAGKLKLEESQAAASVGQIVLARIYAEILGSHGLTAGQILLTLRDTEERRRYLNARETIGMLLKMKAVPVINENDTVATNEIRYGDNDRLAARVATMASADLLILLSDIDGLYTAPPKDNPDAAHIPVVERITPEIEAMAGAAGSELSRGGMKTKIEAGKMATGAGTAMIIASGKVMNPLKRIDEGGICTLFEAELNPATARKAWIGGHLEPKGAITVDAGAIRALKSGKSLLPAGVKHVSGRFSRGDAVSVRDEAGRELGRGLVAYDHHDAERLAGHNSREIEMILGYAGRAEMIHRDDLSLKGDREQS is encoded by the coding sequence ATCTCGCCCTCGAAGGCGGGACGCCTCTCGTCCTACCGCCGTATCGTTGTCAAGATCGGCTCGGCCCTGCTCGTCGAGGGACGGTCCGGCAAGCTGCGCCGCGACTGGCTGGAGGCGCTGATCGATGACGTGGTCGGCCTGACGAAGGCCGGTACGGACGTCCTCATCGTCTCCTCCGGCTCGATCGCCCTCGGGCGCGGCGTGCTCGGCCTTCCCGCCGGCAAGCTGAAGCTGGAGGAAAGCCAGGCGGCCGCCTCGGTCGGCCAGATCGTGCTCGCCCGCATCTATGCGGAAATTCTCGGCAGCCATGGCCTCACCGCCGGCCAGATCCTGCTGACCCTGCGCGACACCGAGGAACGCCGGCGCTACCTCAACGCCCGCGAGACGATCGGCATGCTCTTGAAGATGAAGGCCGTGCCGGTCATCAACGAAAACGACACGGTGGCCACCAACGAAATCCGCTATGGCGACAACGACCGTCTCGCGGCCCGTGTCGCCACCATGGCGTCGGCGGACCTCCTCATTCTTCTCTCCGACATCGACGGCCTCTATACGGCGCCGCCGAAGGACAACCCGGACGCGGCCCACATCCCGGTCGTCGAGCGCATCACGCCCGAGATCGAGGCGATGGCCGGCGCGGCCGGCTCCGAACTCTCGCGCGGCGGCATGAAGACGAAGATCGAGGCGGGCAAGATGGCGACCGGTGCCGGCACCGCCATGATCATCGCTTCGGGCAAGGTGATGAACCCACTGAAGCGCATCGACGAGGGCGGCATCTGCACCCTCTTTGAGGCCGAACTCAATCCCGCCACCGCCCGCAAGGCGTGGATCGGCGGCCATCTGGAGCCGAAAGGCGCGATTACGGTGGACGCCGGCGCGATCCGCGCGCTGAAGTCCGGCAAGAGCCTGCTGCCGGCCGGCGTGAAACATGTCTCGGGCCGATTCTCGCGCGGCGATGCCGTCTCGGTGCGCGACGAGGCGGGCCGTGAACTCGGCCGCGGCCTGGTGGCCTATGATCACCACGACGCCGAGCGCCTTGCCGGCCACAACAGCCGCGAGATCGAAATGATCCTCGGCTACGCGGGCCGCGCGGAGATGATCCACCGCGACGACCTCAGCCTCAAGGGCGACCGGGAGCAGTCCTGA
- a CDS encoding GNAT family N-acetyltransferase, translated as MIEEEDSTGTRSLSDRAPSRPVLETGRLIIRAPVLADAPALASLADNRKIAQNLTRMPYPYGLADAEAFIAEAAPADGLKHLIFAKRPRHLPEMIGAISLDHRRGPVPELGYWIGEEFWNRGYATEAAQAAVDFGFSLARHARISVSCRVTNAASRRVIEKCGFQYTGQDLSPSVYFASVVAIDRFTLDRRTWESLRRWLPVSIVEGDMEDGEDPATMPLARSRPNALNRV; from the coding sequence ATGATCGAAGAAGAGGATAGTACCGGCACACGCTCCTTATCGGATCGTGCTCCCTCCCGCCCCGTCCTGGAAACCGGACGCCTGATTATCCGCGCGCCGGTTCTGGCCGACGCGCCAGCGCTTGCGTCTCTGGCGGACAATCGGAAGATTGCCCAGAACCTGACGCGCATGCCCTACCCCTACGGCCTGGCCGACGCGGAAGCCTTCATCGCGGAAGCAGCACCGGCCGACGGGCTGAAGCATCTCATCTTCGCCAAGAGGCCCCGGCATCTGCCGGAGATGATCGGCGCGATCTCGCTCGACCACCGTCGCGGTCCCGTGCCGGAACTCGGCTACTGGATCGGCGAGGAGTTCTGGAACCGGGGCTATGCGACGGAGGCCGCCCAGGCGGCGGTGGACTTCGGCTTCTCTCTCGCGCGCCACGCCCGCATCAGCGTGTCCTGCCGGGTCACCAATGCGGCCTCGCGCCGCGTGATCGAGAAATGCGGCTTCCAGTACACTGGCCAGGACTTGTCGCCGTCGGTCTATTTCGCATCGGTGGTGGCCATCGACCGCTTCACGCTGGACCGTCGGACGTGGGAGAGCCTGCGGCGCTGGCTTCCGGTCTCCATCGTCGAAGGCGACATGGAAGATGGCGAGGACCCGGCCACGATGCCCCTGGCCAGGAGCCGGCCGAATGCCCTCAATCGCGTCTGA
- a CDS encoding MarR family winged helix-turn-helix transcriptional regulator, which translates to MKTPRYPDHTDAGAALTALMLDVFRLNGALLAAGDRLVAPLGLTSARWQVLGSVALTDRSLPVAHLAQVMGLSRQAVQRVVNDLEQQGFLAFEPNPHHKRAHLVVLTEKGEAAYAVASEREAPWANALAEGLSPEDIASARQLLATLLHRLDEPALPDAEGP; encoded by the coding sequence ATGAAAACGCCCCGATATCCCGACCACACGGACGCGGGTGCCGCGCTGACGGCGCTGATGCTCGACGTCTTTCGCCTCAATGGCGCGCTGCTTGCGGCAGGTGACAGGCTCGTCGCCCCCTTGGGGCTGACCAGCGCGCGCTGGCAGGTTCTGGGCTCCGTCGCCCTCACCGACCGGTCCCTGCCCGTCGCCCATCTCGCCCAGGTGATGGGTCTCAGCCGGCAGGCCGTGCAGCGCGTCGTGAATGACCTGGAACAGCAGGGCTTTCTCGCCTTCGAGCCCAACCCTCACCACAAGCGCGCCCATCTCGTCGTCCTGACGGAAAAGGGCGAGGCAGCCTATGCGGTCGCGTCCGAGCGGGAAGCGCCCTGGGCCAATGCTCTCGCAGAAGGGCTCTCGCCGGAAGACATCGCGTCGGCACGGCAACTGCTCGCAACGCTGCTGCACCGGCTTGACGAACCGGCCCTGCCTGACGCGGAAGGACCTTGA